The following are from one region of the Paenibacillus protaetiae genome:
- a CDS encoding cache domain-containing sensor histidine kinase has protein sequence MLFSFNNIRLRGKMLIVYTLSVFIPIVVTNIVFYQVTTHHVKQQKTNDMSKAMEQIRNDFLAQIDVAVGISSVLYTDNLLNDAMEKTYESATEYVDAYYSEISPTLYRYTPIYKAIQNISIYTSNNSIIGGGGMLPITSEVRNQLWYQEAMSMPGSQPIVIRNETETYKGPEITYTVARRLNYNKYQNFRNKVLKIDISLDTVSSLFQNTTLQGHLYLINPAGRIDFTNDPDLGWKSKDVSFDSIAIPSGTLVFNQYFNNVDYLRGWRIEGLFPEDEVLKDVHRSRNFVLYLAIPILVVPTLVIIWFTSSLNVRIVRILKHMKKVRNHHFETINQDQYRDEIGQLTNEFNRMTLQIGSLIDDVYLADIERKDLEIKRNQAQLHALQSQINPHFLFNALETIRMRSLLKKEQETAKIIHNMAKIFRKSLSWDHDWVYVREELELINCFLEIQKYRFGDKLEYKLHIDEEAYGCIIPKMAVLPFVENASIHGIEPLKEQGLIDLSIRVCGDKLITTIKDNGLGIEEEHLNEIRRSLETEESIGDHVGIRNAYYRLKLNYREQFKFELDSSRDQGTIVTIELPCHRYREPDQQL, from the coding sequence ATGTTATTTAGCTTTAACAATATCCGCCTCCGGGGCAAGATGCTCATCGTCTATACCCTTTCCGTATTTATCCCGATTGTCGTAACCAACATCGTGTTCTACCAGGTGACAACCCATCACGTCAAGCAGCAGAAAACAAACGACATGTCCAAGGCGATGGAACAGATCCGCAACGATTTTCTGGCGCAAATCGATGTGGCGGTCGGCATTTCTTCCGTTTTGTATACGGATAATCTGCTGAATGACGCCATGGAAAAAACATATGAGTCGGCTACGGAATATGTCGACGCCTATTATTCGGAAATCAGCCCGACCTTATATCGTTACACCCCCATTTATAAAGCCATCCAAAATATTTCGATCTATACGAGCAATAATTCGATCATCGGCGGCGGAGGCATGCTTCCGATTACGAGCGAGGTCCGGAATCAGCTGTGGTACCAGGAAGCGATGAGCATGCCCGGCTCGCAGCCGATTGTGATCCGCAACGAAACCGAGACGTACAAAGGTCCGGAAATTACGTATACGGTCGCCCGCCGTTTGAACTATAACAAATATCAAAACTTTAGAAACAAAGTGCTGAAAATCGACATCAGCCTCGACACAGTCAGCAGCTTGTTCCAAAATACGACGCTGCAAGGCCATCTGTACTTGATTAATCCGGCCGGCCGGATCGATTTTACCAATGATCCCGATCTCGGCTGGAAAAGCAAGGACGTTTCGTTCGACAGCATTGCGATTCCTTCCGGCACGCTGGTGTTCAATCAATATTTTAATAATGTCGATTATTTGCGGGGCTGGCGTATTGAAGGCCTGTTTCCCGAGGACGAGGTGCTGAAGGACGTTCACCGTTCCCGCAACTTCGTGCTGTATTTGGCTATTCCGATTCTGGTTGTTCCTACGCTTGTCATCATTTGGTTCACGAGTTCGCTCAACGTCCGGATTGTGCGGATATTGAAGCATATGAAAAAAGTGCGCAATCATCATTTCGAGACGATTAATCAGGACCAATACCGGGACGAAATCGGGCAGCTGACGAATGAATTCAACCGGATGACGCTGCAGATCGGCAGCCTGATCGATGATGTGTACTTGGCTGACATCGAGCGCAAGGATCTGGAAATTAAGCGTAACCAGGCGCAGCTCCACGCGCTGCAAAGCCAGATTAACCCCCACTTCCTGTTTAACGCGCTGGAGACGATCCGGATGAGAAGCCTGCTGAAGAAGGAGCAGGAAACTGCCAAAATCATTCACAATATGGCAAAAATTTTCCGCAAATCGCTGTCCTGGGACCATGACTGGGTGTATGTGCGGGAAGAGCTGGAGCTGATCAACTGCTTCCTGGAAATTCAAAAGTACCGGTTCGGCGATAAGCTGGAGTACAAGCTGCACATTGATGAAGAAGCCTATGGTTGTATCATTCCGAAGATGGCGGTGCTGCCGTTTGTCGAAAACGCCAGCATTCACGGCATCGAGCCGCTCAAGGAGCAGGGTCTCATCGACCTCTCCATCCGGGTATGCGGCGACAAGCTTATTACAACAATCAAGGATAACGGGCTGGGCATCGAAGAGGAGCATCTGAACGAAATCCGCCGCTCGCTCGAAACCGAAGAGTCGATTGGCGATCATGTCGGCATCCGCAACGCGTATTACCGTTTAAAGCTGAACTACCGCGAGCAATTCAAGTTTGAGCTGGACAGTTCCAGAGACCAGGGGACGATTGTGACCATCGAACTACCTTGCCATCGGTACAGGGAACCAGATCAACAACTATGA
- a CDS encoding ABC transporter substrate-binding protein, producing MVGKKLSILSLTIALTATLAACSSNNNGNSSSSTTPASTAPSSDASPSSSASAEPKEDLTPVTFTYFNANSQVPDIDSNQTEIGKKLEEQTGVNFKLQFPVGDVNTKIGTMIASGDYPDVLAPDTAIDKILDAKAFIPLNDLIDQYGPNIKKVYGPYYNQMKQADGNIYFLPFSAVVGDYQPAPTIEQGAFFIQRRVLKEFGYPKIKTLDEYFDLIKKYNDAHKGDDLTGFTSLTYDWRTMGIFNAPMHLAGYPNDGDVIVDMQTHKSDIYSDDDSTKRWLKKLNEINNEGLYDKSSFVNNYDQYLAKISSGKVLGFFDYEWEVDQAIQNIRKTGNDDLDYLALPVVFDQDIKDQYLDPNSFVDNRGVGITTSAKDPVRIIKYFDNMLKEENQVMIQWGFKGENYEVDDKGRFYQTPEEIEARKDNATNQKVGFTYFNYSWPMYGLGSTLSDGNSLAVNRQPEVAQASFTEGDKNILSKYGVQTFSDLFAKPDDRPWYPAWSIAIEQGSPAQIFQQKSKDVKLKYFPKLVLAKPDQFDGIWDEYIKEFSKLDVKGFETTMDGLIADKIAKVTGSSN from the coding sequence ATGGTCGGTAAAAAGCTTTCGATACTAAGCTTGACCATTGCCTTGACCGCTACGCTTGCTGCCTGCAGCAGCAATAATAACGGCAACAGCTCCAGCAGCACCACTCCGGCATCAACAGCGCCTTCCAGCGATGCGAGCCCGTCCAGCTCGGCAAGCGCAGAGCCGAAAGAGGACTTGACGCCCGTCACCTTTACGTATTTTAACGCGAACTCCCAAGTGCCGGATATTGACTCGAACCAGACCGAAATCGGCAAAAAGCTGGAAGAGCAAACCGGCGTTAACTTCAAGCTGCAGTTCCCGGTCGGCGACGTGAATACGAAGATCGGTACGATGATCGCCAGCGGCGACTACCCGGACGTGCTTGCGCCGGATACCGCTATCGACAAAATTTTGGACGCCAAAGCGTTTATCCCGCTGAACGACCTGATTGATCAATACGGGCCGAACATTAAAAAGGTGTATGGTCCTTATTACAATCAAATGAAACAAGCGGACGGCAACATTTATTTCCTTCCGTTCTCTGCAGTTGTCGGCGACTATCAGCCGGCTCCGACGATTGAACAAGGCGCGTTCTTTATTCAACGCCGCGTGCTGAAGGAATTTGGCTATCCGAAAATCAAAACGCTGGACGAATATTTTGACCTGATCAAAAAATACAACGACGCGCATAAAGGCGACGACCTGACAGGCTTTACGTCGCTGACGTATGACTGGCGCACGATGGGCATCTTTAACGCGCCGATGCATCTGGCCGGTTATCCGAACGATGGCGACGTCATTGTCGATATGCAAACGCATAAATCCGACATTTATTCGGATGATGACAGCACGAAGCGCTGGCTGAAAAAGCTGAACGAAATTAACAACGAAGGGCTGTACGACAAGTCCTCTTTCGTAAACAACTATGACCAGTACCTGGCGAAAATCTCTTCCGGCAAAGTGCTCGGATTTTTCGACTACGAGTGGGAAGTGGACCAAGCGATTCAGAACATCCGCAAAACCGGCAATGATGATCTTGATTATTTGGCGCTGCCGGTCGTATTTGACCAAGATATTAAAGACCAATACCTTGATCCGAACTCGTTTGTTGACAACCGCGGCGTAGGCATCACGACCAGCGCAAAAGATCCGGTGCGGATTATCAAATACTTCGACAACATGTTGAAGGAAGAAAACCAAGTGATGATCCAATGGGGCTTCAAAGGCGAAAATTATGAAGTGGACGACAAAGGCCGCTTCTATCAAACGCCGGAAGAAATTGAAGCGCGCAAAGACAATGCAACGAACCAAAAGGTTGGCTTTACTTACTTCAACTACAGCTGGCCGATGTACGGTCTGGGCTCGACGCTCAGCGACGGCAACTCGCTTGCTGTAAACCGCCAGCCGGAAGTGGCGCAAGCCTCGTTTACGGAAGGCGACAAAAACATTTTGTCCAAATACGGCGTACAAACGTTCTCCGACCTGTTTGCGAAACCGGATGACCGTCCTTGGTACCCGGCATGGAGCATTGCCATTGAGCAAGGTTCGCCTGCTCAAATCTTCCAGCAAAAATCGAAAGACGTGAAGCTGAAATACTTCCCTAAACTCGTTCTGGCGAAGCCGGATCAATTCGACGGCATCTGGGACGAATACATCAAGGAATTCAGCAAGCTTGACGTGAAAGGCTTCGAAACGACGATGGATGGATTAATCGCCGACAAAATCGCAAAGGTGACGGGCAGCAGCAACTAA
- a CDS encoding ABC transporter permease — protein MRNETVTTEASPQAVLQPTGIKRFFKLMMRQKALLAMSLPFVIWVFVFKYVPLWGWTIAFQHYRPNLGMFQQEWIGLDQFRFLFADDSFIRVLRNTIAMAVIKLVLGFVTAIVLAILLNEIRIIVFKRFVQTISYLPHFISWVVAANLISTALSIDEDGIINKVLMWLHIINEPVLWLGVGHYFWGILGISEVWKDVGWNTIVYLAAMTMIDPAQYEAAEIDGASRFQRILRITLPGLKPVIIILLIMNLGNILETGFEPQYLMGNGMNADFSENLEIFVLKYGISMGNFSLATAAGIFKTVVSFILLFSSNAIAKRMGEERLF, from the coding sequence ATGCGTAATGAAACAGTCACGACAGAAGCAAGCCCGCAGGCCGTGCTGCAGCCAACCGGGATTAAACGTTTTTTTAAACTGATGATGAGGCAGAAGGCGCTGCTTGCCATGTCTTTGCCTTTTGTCATTTGGGTATTTGTATTCAAGTATGTTCCGCTCTGGGGATGGACGATTGCGTTCCAGCATTATCGCCCGAATCTGGGCATGTTCCAACAGGAGTGGATTGGCCTCGACCAGTTCCGCTTTTTGTTTGCAGACGATTCCTTTATCCGCGTGCTGCGCAATACGATTGCGATGGCTGTCATCAAGCTGGTGCTTGGTTTCGTTACCGCCATCGTGCTGGCTATTTTGCTGAATGAGATTCGTATTATCGTATTTAAGCGTTTCGTACAAACGATCAGTTACTTGCCGCACTTTATATCATGGGTTGTGGCGGCCAACCTGATTTCGACGGCTTTATCCATTGATGAGGACGGTATTATCAATAAAGTGCTGATGTGGCTTCATATTATTAACGAACCGGTCCTGTGGCTTGGGGTTGGTCACTACTTTTGGGGAATTCTCGGCATCTCCGAAGTTTGGAAGGATGTCGGTTGGAATACAATTGTATATTTAGCGGCTATGACGATGATAGATCCTGCTCAATACGAAGCGGCTGAAATAGACGGCGCCAGCCGGTTCCAGCGGATATTGCGCATTACGCTGCCAGGGCTGAAGCCGGTCATTATTATTTTGCTGATTATGAATCTCGGCAATATTTTGGAGACGGGCTTTGAACCGCAATATTTGATGGGCAACGGGATGAATGCGGACTTCTCCGAAAACCTCGAAATATTCGTGCTGAAATACGGGATATCGATGGGCAACTTCTCACTTGCGACCGCAGCCGGCATTTTTAAAACGGTGGTCAGCTTTATTCTGTTGTTCTCGTCAAACGCCATCGCGAAGCGAATGGGCGAAGAGAGACTGTTTTAG
- a CDS encoding carbohydrate ABC transporter permease — protein MQTTTPVKKVHKRFGSPSDRIFDTLNVLFLVCLAIVTLYPFVNTLMVSLNDASDSIRGGIYLWPRQFSWGNYHYVFKEATIIHATMISILRTVIGTVVTVFASAMVAYTISRPEFVLRKFVTVMFVLTMYLNGGLIPNYLLIRDLDMIGSFWVYIVPGIIGVFNMIVIRSFIEGLPEGIIESARMDGAGDFRTFMQIVLPLALPALATVALFTGVYQWNSWFDVFLYNSQKPDLSTLQYELMRMLANSNSNSSMTAGSAFANSGNGNANYVTPTSIRATMTIVASVPMIIVYPFLQKYFVKGMTLGGVKG, from the coding sequence ATGCAAACCACGACACCGGTGAAAAAAGTGCACAAACGGTTTGGTTCGCCCAGCGACCGTATATTCGATACGTTAAACGTCCTATTCCTTGTATGCCTGGCCATCGTTACGCTGTATCCATTCGTCAATACGCTGATGGTATCGCTTAATGACGCCAGCGACTCGATCCGAGGCGGCATTTATTTGTGGCCGCGCCAGTTCAGCTGGGGAAACTATCATTACGTATTTAAAGAAGCGACCATTATCCATGCGACAATGATTTCTATCCTTCGTACCGTCATCGGCACGGTGGTTACGGTATTTGCTTCGGCCATGGTGGCCTATACGATCAGCCGGCCGGAGTTCGTGCTTCGCAAATTCGTGACCGTGATGTTCGTGCTGACGATGTATTTGAACGGCGGCTTAATTCCGAACTACTTGCTAATCCGCGATCTGGACATGATCGGCAGCTTCTGGGTGTATATCGTTCCGGGCATTATCGGCGTCTTTAATATGATCGTCATCCGCTCCTTTATCGAAGGGCTGCCGGAAGGCATTATCGAGTCGGCCCGGATGGACGGAGCAGGCGATTTCCGCACCTTCATGCAAATCGTGCTTCCGCTTGCGCTGCCGGCGCTGGCAACGGTTGCGCTGTTTACGGGCGTCTACCAGTGGAACTCCTGGTTTGACGTATTCCTGTACAACTCCCAGAAGCCGGACCTGAGCACGCTGCAATACGAGCTGATGCGCATGCTGGCCAACTCGAACTCCAACTCCTCGATGACGGCAGGATCGGCTTTCGCCAACAGCGGCAACGGCAACGCCAACTATGTTACGCCAACCTCGATCCGGGCAACGATGACGATTGTGGCGAGCGTGCCGATGATTATCGTCTATCCGTTCCTGCAAAAATATTTTGTTAAAGGCATGACGCTTGGCGGGGTGAAAGGATAA
- a CDS encoding MFS transporter: protein MNDKVVMPLWMFGLFIVVMNTTMFNVSIPDIIRDLHISADLGSWIVSGYSIGYALTTVIYSRLSDSVPVRKLVAVGLSILGLSSVLGLFAHSFSLLLAARILQSAGAGVMAGLGLVLVSRYIPSSRRGRAITMITAGSAMAFGFGPIAGGLISKYWGWNGLFGVTCLVLIMIPVLLRFLPKEQPQSASFDSIGALLIVVNTTTLLLAVMKLSFVWLAVSLLSLAAHAWHMRIRKEPFINPKLLRQPGYGKLVAIAFCTGVVNMGNLFLMPLALAQLFSKDAMVIGFMIAPGAILSAALSRSFGKWIDRYGNWKFLMLGHGLIGVVLIVFSLVLSPSPYVIVGGYMLFSSAYSFTTAALNNESTQLLPKTYIGSGMGLQQLIQFFGGSASVAVCGLMLEHMSSLRPAHAYEHVYQLLTAVCGGSFLLLVWYMAGKRNGAVKAQPAQAG from the coding sequence ATGAACGATAAAGTGGTCATGCCTTTATGGATGTTTGGTTTGTTTATTGTTGTTATGAACACAACGATGTTTAACGTGTCGATTCCCGATATTATTCGGGATCTTCATATTTCGGCGGACCTCGGATCGTGGATCGTATCCGGGTATTCGATTGGATACGCGCTGACAACGGTGATTTACAGCCGGCTGTCGGACAGTGTTCCCGTACGCAAGCTGGTGGCCGTAGGCTTATCGATATTAGGCTTGTCTTCGGTGCTTGGTTTGTTTGCGCACAGCTTTAGCCTGCTGCTTGCCGCCCGGATTTTGCAGTCGGCCGGAGCGGGCGTTATGGCAGGCCTCGGGCTGGTGCTGGTCAGCCGGTATATTCCGTCCAGCCGGCGGGGCCGGGCGATTACGATGATTACGGCGGGCAGCGCGATGGCGTTTGGCTTCGGGCCGATAGCGGGCGGCCTGATCAGCAAATATTGGGGCTGGAACGGCTTGTTTGGCGTAACCTGCCTTGTCCTGATTATGATTCCCGTCCTGCTGCGGTTTCTGCCTAAGGAGCAGCCGCAGTCCGCTTCTTTCGACAGCATCGGGGCGCTGCTGATTGTGGTGAACACAACTACGCTGCTGCTTGCGGTCATGAAGCTGTCTTTCGTTTGGCTCGCGGTCAGTCTGCTGTCTCTTGCCGCGCATGCGTGGCATATGCGCATCCGGAAGGAGCCGTTTATTAATCCGAAGCTGCTGCGGCAGCCGGGTTACGGCAAGCTGGTGGCGATCGCTTTTTGCACAGGTGTCGTGAATATGGGCAACCTGTTCCTAATGCCACTTGCGCTTGCCCAGCTGTTTAGCAAAGACGCGATGGTAATTGGCTTTATGATCGCGCCGGGCGCGATTTTGTCCGCCGCCTTGTCCCGGTCGTTTGGCAAATGGATTGACCGGTACGGCAATTGGAAGTTTCTCATGCTTGGCCACGGGTTGATCGGCGTTGTGCTGATTGTATTTTCACTGGTGCTGTCACCTTCGCCGTACGTTATCGTTGGCGGTTACATGCTGTTCTCCTCGGCGTATTCGTTTACGACGGCGGCGTTGAACAATGAATCGACACAGCTGCTGCCCAAAACTTATATCGGCTCGGGCATGGGGCTGCAGCAGCTGATCCAGTTTTTTGGCGGATCGGCTTCGGTGGCGGTATGCGGCCTGATGCTGGAGCATATGAGCTCGCTTCGGCCGGCGCATGCTTATGAGCATGTGTATCAGCTGCTGACGGCGGTATGTGGAGGCTCGTTTCTGCTGCTCGTCTGGTATATGGCCGGCA